ACAGGCAGTACATTGCCGGGTGTTGCACCGTCTAACTCCTATCTATGTGCGGATGGCTCTTATGTTATTATCGGCGGGAATGGCGATCGGATATTTCAGCGCCTGATGACGACCATAGGGAGAGAGGATATGGCAATCGATTCCAAATATGCTACGAATCAAGACCGGGTGAATAACGTGGAATATATTGATAATGTCATTGAATCTTGGACAAAACAACATTCACTTCAAGAAGTACAGCGGATTTTGGATGAAGCTTCTGTTCCAGTCAGCGCGATTTACAGTATTAAGGATATTTTTGAGGATGTTCATTACCAATCGAGAGATATGATTCAGGAAGTTGAATTAGCTGACGGTAAAAAAATAAAAACGCCTGGCATTGTTCCAAAGCTTTCGGAAACACCGGGTGGAATTGAGGCAAACGGACCGACGCTCGGTCAACATAATGAGGAAATTTACAAAGAATATTTAAACTTCTCCTATGAGGATTTTAAAAGGTTAAAAGAAGGAGGAATTATCTGATGACACAACAGGTTACGATTGTTGATGTCAGCCCGCGTGATGGACTGCAAATAGAAGCGAATAGCGTTTCTACGGAAAATAAGGCAGAACTTATCCATAAGCTGACAGAAGCAGGAATTCAAAAAATAGAAGCAACTTCTTTTGTACATCCGAAAAAAGTTCCCCAGATGGCGGATGCGGAAGCGTTGTTAGAGCAGATTAGTGCCAATGAGAATATACAGCCAATCGCATTAATTCCCAATCAAAAAGGATTTATGCGGGCCAGTCATTTTCCGAATCTGGAACTGAATTGGGTAGCTTCCGCAACCGAAACATTCAGCGATAAAAATTTAGGAATGACAATCGATAGAAATTTTGAAATGTTTACAGAAGTGGCAAAGGAAGTGAAAGCAAAAGGAATGGAGATTTGCTTCTCGATTGCCGTCAGTTTTGGCTGCCCCTATGAAGGTCATGTAGAAGAAGAAAAAGTACTGCAATTGGTAGAAAAAGCTGTACAAGCAGGAGCAGACAGAATTGGTATTGCAGATACAATTGGTATTGCAACACCGAATGAAGTCGATCGTTTATTCCAAAAAGTATTGGATGTGGCAGGAGATACAAAGGTTTCTTTTCATATTCATGATACGAGAGGATTGGGAGCAGCGAATGCATATGCGGCGTATACAGCTGGAGTAAGGACGTTTGAGACAGCTGTCAGCGGCATTGGCGGATGTCCATTTGCTCCGGGTTCAGCCGGGAACTTGGCGACAGAGGATTTGGTGTATTTATTTGAACGGATGGGAGTTCAGACAGGCGTGGATGTTAATAAGCTGTTCGAAGCTGCTGATTTTGCAGCGGGTCTGGTTTCCAAAAAGCCTTTGGGAAGAATACGGCATTTAGATAGAGCGCGTACGATAAAGGAGATGATGGAATGAAAAAAATACGTCATCTTTCTTTTCTGCTGCTTCTTACAGGAGTTATGCTGGCGGCCTGCAGCAACGATGACGAAGCATCTGAAAATGCAGAAGCAAGTGGAGAGGAATACGAACCGGCTACTATCCGCTTAGCTTACAATTTGCCGCCTGGTCATCATATTTCTCAGGGAATAGAAGAATTCGTAAAAACAATAGAAGAAGAATCAAATGGTCAAATCGAGATGCAGGTTTTTGCAAATGGGCAGCTGCTCTCTGATAAAGACATGAACCAATCGCTCTTAACAGGCGGCATTGAAATGGGAATGAATTCGTCTACGATTTGGTCTTCCACTGTGCCGGCTATGGGAATTTTTGATGTTCCTTATGTGTTTGAAAACTATGAAGAAGTCGGCGAAGCACTGAATGGTGAGTTTGGCGACATCCTTCGTTCAGAGATGGAAGATGTTGGCGTGAAAGTGCTGATGTTTGGGGATTATGGCTTTGGGCAATTTGCGAATAACCAGCGTCCGCTCGAATCTCCGGAAGATTTTAAGGGAATGAAAATCCGAAGTGTCGGCACGCTTCCTTCTGAATTAATTCAAGCTTATGGAGCATCTCCCGTATTTATGGGAGGCGGAGAAGTATATATGGGATTACAAAGAGAGACTGTAGATGGAGCAACATCTGGAACAACAGCAATGGTGCAGCGCAGTTATGATGAGGTCACAGATTATTTAACCGTTAATAATTATGCTTACTTTGAGTTTATTCTTGGTGTGAATCAGGAGTATTGGGATGATTTACCTGAAAAAACACAAACCTTAATTGAAGATACTGCCAGTGAAACCGAAGAATGGATTCGTCATCAGACAAAGTTAGAAGATGAGAGAACACTCCAAGTGCTGAAAGACAGAGGAATGGAAGTATATGAAGTGCCTGCGGACGAGCTTGATATATGGAAAGAAGCAGCAATGCCGGTATGGAAAACGTTTGAAGACGAGGCTGGGGAAGCAGGTAAAGAATTATTAAATATTGCCGAGGAGGACTAAACGTTGCTCAACACTTGGAAGGGAGTTATAGTATGAATGCTTTATATAAATTTTCAGATTTATTAATTAAATACGCAGCCTACTTAGCTGGAATATTAATATTTGTAACAACATTGATGACATTTTATGAAGTGTTATCGAGATCATTTTTTGGTACGCCGACTTCATGGGCAACGGAATTATCCACGTATGCCATTATCGGAAGTTGTTTTTTAGGAACGGCATATGCTGTGAGAAGCTATGCGCATATAACAGTCGATCTATTGGTTAATCGAGTGAATGATGCCACACGTAAGGTATTCGCATATATTTGTAATGTGTTGGGATTGCTTTTTAGTATTATTTTGACATGGTACGGGTTTACGCATGTTTCGTTGACGTTTGAATTAGGGACTACGTCTACTTCCTTGCTGCGTGTTCCGATGTATTTACCGGAATTATTTATTCCGGTAGGCGGCGTGTTACTCATTATCGCATTTATATTGCAGCTGATTGACGGCGGTGTACATAAAGGGGGAGAGTCTCTATGAATCTATTTTTTGCAGGAGGATTAGCGACATTCTTGCTTATTGGTCTCCCTGTTGCATTTTCTTTAGGCGTGCTGGCTATATTAGGTATGTATCTATTTAATGGCGGAAGTGTCGCTTTTGACCAAATTCCGATTATAGCGTATTCTGCTCTGGATGATTTTACATTGACAGCATTGCCGATGTATATACTGATGAGTCAAATCCTGGTTGTCAGCGGTGTTGGACGGGATCTATATGAGATGGCAAGCAGATGGTTCCGGCATTTTCCAGGAGGATTAGCTATCGCTACCGTTTTTTGCTGTACGGTTTTTTCAGCTATTTCCGGTTCCAGTGTAGCTACGGCTGTGACGGTCGGTGCTGTGGCGCTTCCGGAGATGGTTCGCCGCGGATATAAAAGGCGTTATGTGCTCGGCTTATTAGCAGCCGGGGGTACGCTGGGAATTCTTATTCCTCCAAGCGTTCCAATGATTTTATATGGTTCACTTACCGGTGAATCCGTTGGGAAATTGTTTATCGCCGGTGTAGTGCCAGGTATTGTATTAACGTTAAGTTTTATGATTTTTTCATCTATTCAAATGCGGCATATCAGAGAAAAACCCGCGACATGGACAGAACGTTGGGAAGCTTCTAAAAAAGCCATCTGGGGACTATTGTTGCCGATTGTCATTATCGGCGGGATTTATTCGGGCCTTTTTACACCGACAGAGGCAGCGGCGGTTGGAGTGGTATTAGCCTTTCTTATTGCCATTTTTGTATACCGGAACCTGACGTTTGCTAATCTGAAAAAGATTACCTTGTCTACGGTCAATACAAGTGCCATGATCCTGTTTATTATCATTGGTGCTAAACTGCTGGGTTTTATCCTAACGATGTTACAAATTCCACAGCAAATCACTGCAGTAGCAACAGCGGCAGATGTTTCTCCTTGGGTTATCCTGATTTTTATTAATATTGTGTTACTTGTATTAGGGATGTTCTTGGAAACTGTTTCTATTTTGGTTATTACGGTACCGATTTTGTATCCGATTATAACTGCTTTGGGATTCGATCCGATATGGTTTGCGATTATCATGGTGATTAACATGGAATTGGCATTGATTACACCTCCAGTGGGATTAAATCTCTTTGTTTTAAAAGGACTGGATAAAGAGAATACGATTGGTGAAATTGTAAAAGGAGTTATTCCGTTTGCACTTATCATGGTGCTGTTTATCATATTGATGTGCTTCTTCCCGCAAATTGCTACTTACTTTGTGGAGAATGTACAGTAACTGAAAGCAGCTGATTACCTTTCATAGCAAATGGAACAAAGGAGACTTCGTTTTATCTTCTTATCAAGTGTTTCATAAAAAGCAGCGTCGTTTTTGCGAAATTTGTAGAAACGGCGCTGCTTTTTATAAAAGAAGAAAAGTGTTTATTGTCAAAGTCTGTTTGAAATGTGGTATCTTTGTATAATCCTAAGAGAAAAAGACGGCTTTACTATGTTAAAGCGTTACAATATGATAAAATAAAAAGAAATGACAGATAGTGGAGAGTTGATTAATGACATTATGGAGAAATCGGGAATTACGACAGCATATTAAAGTAGTTGACGGGACGGTTGCCCCTGGTATTGTCTTAACCAATGCAACCTATTTAAATGTATATACAAATCAATGGCTAAAAGCAAATATTTGGATGTATGAGAACCGTATTGTATACGTCGGTGAGAAGCTGCCTGAAGAAACAACCGGAACCTATTTTTATGATTGTCAGGGGAAATTTGTTGTGCCAGGTTATATCGAGCCCCATGCCCACCCTTTTCAAGCTGCTAATCCGGAAGAAACCGTGATGCATGCTGCAAAAACAGGGACAACGACATTTGTGAATGATAATTTAACCTGGTATTTACTGTTGAATAAAAAAAAGACATTTTCAATGATGAATACTTTTTCGAAACTGCCGGTAAATATGTTTTGGTGGAATCGATTTGACAGTCAAACCATGTTGAAGGACAATCAGATGTTTAATACAAAAGATATATTGGATTGGGCGGAACATCCAATGGTTGTGCAAGGCGGGGAGCTTACGGACTGGCCAAGCCTGTTAACCGGCGGCGACCGGTTGTTGTATTGGATGCAGGAAATGAAAAAGTTTGGCAAACCAATTGAAGGGCACTTGCCCGGTGCCTCATCCCGAACATTAACGAAAATGAAACTTTTCGGTATTTCAAGCGACCATGAGTCGATGTCTGCAGAGGATGTATTGAAACGGCTGGAGCTTGGTTATCGTGTCAGTCTTCGTTATTCGCCAATCCGTCCTGATTTGCCGGAAATCATCAAAGGGCTTTTAGATAAAGGGATGTCCCAATTTGATAATATGAGTTTTACAATGGATGGTCCGACACCAGCCTTTATGGAAGACGGTATCATTAATGTATGTATCGAAAAAGCAATTGAGAGCGGTCTGCCTTTAGAGACGGCTTATCGGATGGCAAGTTATCACCCTGCCAGACATTTTAATAAGGAAGAAGAGTTCGGCAGTATTGCACCGGGACGGGTTGCTAATATCAATATCCTTTTCGATAAACAAAATCCGCATCCGGAAAGTGTTATCAGTAAAGGAGAATGGATTAAAAAAGATGGTACAGTTATTTCTCAACCATCTGTTATTCCGTGGGAAGAATATGAAGTTACTCCGCTTGAACTTGATTGGGAATTAACAGAAGAAGATTTGCAATTTTCCAGTCCAATCGGCATGGATATGGTGAACGATGTCATTATCCAGCCATATACGATTCTATCCGATGTTAGTGCAGATGAAATTCCTGCCAATAAGAGTGAACAGTTTATTGCACTGATTGATAAATATGGCGAGTGGCGTGTGAACACGATTATTCGCGGTTTTGCACCAAAACTGGGTGCATTAGTCAGCAGTTTTTCGGCAACCGGAGATATTATCTATATTGGTAATTCTAAAAAGGACTTACGTATCGCCTCTCAACGTATGAAAGAGTTGGGTGGAGCGATTGTATTAGTAGATCAAGGAGAGATTTTAGCTGAAATCCCGCTTCCTCTCGGTGGAGTGATGGCTAAGGTTCCAATGGAAGAAATAATTTCGAGTGACAAAGAACTGAAAAAAGTATTGGCAGCTTACGGATACGCCTATAATGATCCTATTTACAGTTTATTATTTTTGTCAGCTATCCATCTTCCTTTCTTTCGCATTACCCAACAGGGACTAATCGATGTGAAAAAACGGGAAATTGTCATCCCGGCAACCATGCGGTAAAGCTATTTTAATCAAAATAGCTTTACCTGGAATCAATATTATTCTGTTCTTCTTTCAGCTATTCAATGAAAGAAGAACAGGAAATACAAGGGGGAAATGAAGTGCAAATTGATAAGTTACGAGGAGAGCAGCTTGATCAGTTGTTTGATGCGATATTGTCGTTAGATACTCGCGAGGAGTGTTATCAGTTTTTTGATGATATTGCAACAATGTCCGAAATTCAATCCTTATCACAACGGTTACATGTAGCAAAAATGCTGACAGAAGGAAAAACCTACAGCGCCATTGAGCAGGAGACAAAAGCATCGACTGCAACCATCTCCCGGGTAAGGCGCTGCATTAATTATGGAAGTGACGGCTATAACCTTGTGTTAGAAAAATTGAATGTAAAATAATAAAATATGGCACAGTGTGATAAATACTGGGGATAAGTATTCTCTCTTTACAGAAGGGAATGCTTATTTTTTGTTGTGGGTAAGCAAATGTGCGCTTTTCTTTATATTTTAAGAAAGCAACATACGCTTTTAAGTCTCTCTTTTACGAATGCCAAGTTTTCTTTAAAATCTTTGCTTTATCCGTTCTAACCATGTGCCGATTTTTGTTATAATAAAGAAACGAATGTCATGATGGGGGATTAATAACGAATGATAAATATAGATGAATGGAAGCATATGTTTAAGTTAGACCCGGCAAAGGAGATTTCCGATGAAGATTTAGATAAAGTCTGTGAGTCAGGTACCGATGCAATTATTGTCGGTGGAACAGATAATGTTACTTTAGACGGCGTTTTAGATTTATTATCACGGATTCGTAGAGCGCATATGGTGCCGGTTGTTCTGGAAATTTCCAACGAAGAGACATTAACACCAGGGTTTGATACTTATTTTGTTCCGATGGTGTTGAATTCGAAAGAGAAAAAATATGTCATGGATATCCAGCAAAAAGCGATTAAAGAATATATCGACATGATGGAGTATAGTGAGGTATACTTTGAAGGTTATTGTGTATTAAATCCGGAGGCAAAAGTTTTTCAGCATGCGAATTGTGAACTGCCGGAAACAGCGGATGTGAAGGCATATGCTTATATGGCAGAGCATGTTTTTCATCTGCCTGTTTTTTATGTCGAATACAGCGGAACTTATGGTGACCCGGAAGTCGTTCGTGAAGTGAAAGCCGAACTTGATCAGACAAAGCTTTTCTATGGCGGCGGTATTGAAACGCCGGATCAGGCCAAAGAGATGAAGGAACACGCGGATGCGATTATTGTGGGAAACAGCATTTATACGAATTTAAAACAAGCACTCAAGACAGTAATAGCTGTTAAAGGAGAATAAGCAAGAAGCTCATTGAGGAAGGAAGATGCAACATGGAGCAAACGCTTGAAGCGATGATAAATACATTAAATCCGGAGCAGCAAAAGGCTGTCCGGCATACAGAAGGTCCATTGTTAATTATGGCGGGTGCAGGAAGCGGAAAAACACGCGTATTGACACATCGAATTGCTTATTTAATGGGAGAGAAGGAAGTATCTCCACGTAATATTCTAGCGATTACTTTTACCAATAAGGCAGCGAGAGAAATGAAAGAGCGTGTAGCGAAACTAGTCGGTCCGCAAGGGGAATATATGTGGGTTTCTACATTCCACTCGATGTGTGTCCGGATTTTACGCCGGGATATTGACCGGATTGGTTATTCCTCGAACTTCTCCATTTTAGACAGTGCCGACCAGTTATCAGTGGTGAAGCAAGTACTTAAAAATTTAAATATTGATCCCAAACAATTTGATCCCCGGGCGATGCTTGGCCAAATCAGTGGTGCCAAGAATGAACTGATTACCGAAGATGCATTTGCCAAGAATGCCGGTAACTTCTACGAGCGCCAAGTAGCACAGGTCTATGAAAGCTATCAGAAGATGCTGCGGAAAAATCAATCGTTGGATTTTGATGACCTGATTATGCAGACGATTCATTTGTTTGACCGTGTACCGGAAGTGTTGGAATACTACCAGAGACGATTTCAATATATTCATGTGGACGAGTATCAAGATACTAACCATGCCCAGTACTTTCTGGTAAAGCAGCTTGCCAATAGATATCAAAACTTATGTGTTGTCGGTGATTCCGATCAGTCTATTTACCGTTGGCGCGGAGCGGATATTACCAATATCCTTTCCTTTGAAAAAGACTATCCTTCGGCGGAAACGGTGATGCTGGAGCAAAATTACCGTTCTACCAATTCTATTTTACAGGCTGCCAATAAAGTAATCGGCAATAATCCTGGAAGGAAACCGAAAAATCTTTGGACGGATAAAGATGACGGTGAAAAGATAACCTATTATAAAGGCGCAACGGAGCAGGAAGAAGCTTTGTATGTTGCAGATACGATTCAGCAATTAATTGGTAACGATCGATACGAACCCAGCGATATTGCGATTCTATATCGTACCAATGCCCAATCCCGTGCGATAGAGGATACGTTTGTGAAATCGGGAATCAATTATCAAATGGTCGGCGGTACCCGTTTCTACGACCGTAAAGAAATCAAGGATATGATTGCTTATTTACGGTTAATTGCTAATCCGGATGATGATATCAGCTTCCAGCGTGTGGTGAATCAACCGAAAAGAGGAATTGGCAAAACATCGATGGATCGTTTGCAGGCATATGCGGCTACGCATGATATTTCTCTGTTTGATGTAGTGAAGGAAGTTGATTTCACGGGTGTTTCCAAAAAAGCGGCCAATGCATTAGCCGGATTTCTGGATCTTATCCAATCGCTTACAAAGCAATTGGAATTTTTAACAGCGACAGATATGGTGGAAGCAGTGCTCGAGCGGACAGGTTACGAGGAAATGTTGCGTAATGAGCGTTCCATCGAAGCGCAGTCCAGACTGGAAAACTTAGAAGAGTTTAAAACCGTTACTCAAGAATTTGAAAAAGCAAATGAAGATAAATCATTGATTGCCTTCTTAACAGATTTGGCATTGATTGCAGATCTTGACCGTGTCGATGAAGAAGATCCTGATCAATCGAAAAAAATCACGCTGATGACATTGCATGCGGCAAAAGGATTGGAGTTTCCGGTTGTTTTCTTAATCGGCTTGGAAGAAAACGTCTTTCCACACAGCCGTTCAATGATGGATGAGGAAGAGATGGAAGAAGAGCGCCGTCTCGCTTATGTCGGGATTACCAGAGCAGAAGAAGAACTTTATTTGACACACGCGCAAATGCGTACATTATATGGACGTACGAATATGAATCCGCTCAGCCGTTTTATCAATGAAATTCCTCCAGAATTAATGGAAGGAATGGAACCAGTTGAAAAAACACCATTTGGCGGTAACAGCAGGAAAGAGAACAGCTTTGGATCATGGCAAAAACAGGAAGCCCCTCCGAAAAAACGAGCTGAAAAAATACAAGGTCCCAAACCCAGTGGTGCCGAATCAGAAGACTGGTCCGTTGGTGATAAAGCTATCCATAAAAAATGGGGAACGGGTACAGTTGTCAGGGTGCAGGGAGAAGGCGATAAGCTGGAATTAGATGTAGCATTTCCTGCACCGATCGGCATCAAGCGTCTGCTTGCACAATTTGCCCCAATAACAAAGGAGTAAAAGGGAATGAATGAACAAAAGATAAAAGAACAGATGGACTCACTTGTTGAGCTCCTTAACCAATATGGTTATTCCTATTATGTTTTAGACAATCCCGCTGTCCCCGATTCAGAGTACGATCGGAAATTACGGGAACTGGAGGATTTAGAAAAAGAATATCCGGAATTTGCAAGGGATGATTCCCCTACACAACGTATCGGCGGAGAACCGCTTGACGCTTTTCAAAAAGTAGCGCATGAAACACCGATGATGAGTCTTGGCAATGCTTTTAATGAACAAGACTTACGGGATTTTGCCAGAAGGGCGGCAGAAGGGGTATCCGGTCAAGTTACTTTTGTATGTGAATTGAAAATAGATGGTTTAGCCGTTTCCCTGAAGTATCAGGATGGCAAGTTTGTCCTGGGATCTACCCGCGGGGACGGGAGAATCGGGGAGGATATTACCTCTAACCTGCGCACGATACGAAGCATCCCGTTAAGTATTCAAAAAGAAGGAACAGTAGAAGTTCGCGGTGAAGCTTTTATGCCGCATAAGTCTTTTTTAGCGTTGAATGAAGCACGGGAAGAAAACGGAGAAGAGCCTTTTGCCAATCCGAGAAATGCAGCTGCCGGGTCATTGCGGCAGCTCGACCCGAGAATAGCTGCCAAGCGTAATTTAGATATATTCCTATATGGTGTGGGTGAATGGGATGATAATAGAATAAGCCGGCACAGTGAACGTTTGGAAGCATTAGAGCGTCTAGGTTTTAAAACGAATAAAGAGTGGAAAAGGGCAGAAAGCATTGAAGAAGTGCTGGAATTTATAACCTATTGGACAGAGCATCGCCAAGATTTACATTATGAAATTGATGGTATTGTAGTTAAAGTAGACAACCTAGATCAACAGGATGAACTTGGTTTTACTGCCAAAAGTCCGCGTTGGGCGATTGCTTATAAATTCCCTGCAGAAGAAGTGGTGACCACTTTAAAAGATATTGTATTAAGTATAGGCAGAACAGGTGTAGTGACTCCTACAGCCATGCTGGAGCCTGTCCGGATTGCCGGGTCAACCGTGCAGCGGGCGTCCTTGCATAACGAAGATCTCATTCGCGAGCAGGATATCCGGATTGGTGACCAGGTCGTGATAAAAAAAGCAGGAGATATTATTCCTAAAGTAGTCCGCTCCCTTGTGGAACAGCGTACAGGGGAAGAAAAAGAATTTTATATGCCAGACGTTTGTCCGGAATGCGGAAATGAATTAGTCCGTTTAGAAGGAGAGGTGGCATTACGCTGCATCAATCCGAATTGTCCGGCACAATTGAAGGAAGGGTTGATCCATTTTGTATCCCGAAACGCCATGAATATCGACGGGCTTGGAGAAAAGGTAATTATTCAGCTCTTCCGTGAAGATCTCGTGCATACCATTGCGGATTTATATCGATTGGAAAAAGAAGACCTTCTGGATTTGGAGCGGATGGGTGAAAAGTCTGTTACCAATCTTTTACAAGCAATAGAGCGTTCGAAGGAAAATTCGTTAGAAAGATTATTATTTGGACTGGGTATTCGTTTTATCGGATCAAAAGCTGCGCAGACCTTAGCGATGGAATTTGAAACAATGGAACAGCTTCAACATGCCAGTTTGGAAGAGATTGCAGCGATTGAAGAAATTGGTGAGAAGATGGCAGATTCCGTTGTTCGTTATTTTGAGGAAGAGAAAGTGACAGAGCTGTTGAACGAGTTAAAAGCATTAGGTGTTAATATGACTTATACCGGCCCGAAAAAAGCAGAAATGACAACAGATAGCTTATTCTCTGGAAAAACAGTTGTACTGACTGGTAAAATGGAGCAATATACGAGAAAAGAAGCGAAAGAGCTGATTGAATCGTTGGGCGGAACCGTAACTGGTAGTGTCAGTAAAAAGACAGATGTTGTTATTGCCGGAGCGGACGCCGGTTCCAAATTGGAAAAAGCAGAAAAATTAAATGTAGAAGTATGGACCGAGACAGAGTTAAAAGAAGCGGCCGAGGGAGAGGAGTGATTCGCTTTGAAAAAATGGATACTATCCATTGCAGTAATCGCACTGTTTTTAAGTGGATGTATGCAGCAGACATCTAATGATGATGAGGTTGTCCAGGAAGAAACCAGCCAGGAAGAAGCCTCTATTGTGCCAACTAATAGACTTTCCGGGGAAAATTATCGTATGATTTTACCATATCAGCCAAGTGAAGCCAGAGGTGTTATTACGAACCAGGTAGCTAACCGTGTTGATATTGACGAAATGGAAGAAGGGCTCCGTCGGCTGTCAATGGATGTATATGACCCGGAAGATTATTACTTTCAGGAAGGGCAGTATTTCGATAGTGACCGTATCTATAGTTGGATTGATGAATTGAATCCGGAAGTGGATAAAGGGTCGGATGAAGAAACGTTCCGGGAAAATCCGCGTTACTTATCGCATATTTTAGAACAAAACTATTTAACACAGACGGAAGAAGATAATGTTCATTTAGAGGGAATTTCCATCGGGTTGGCAATGAAATCTGTGTACCAATTCCAGACAGATACCGGGGAACCTTATGAATATGAAGAGATATCAGAAAGTGATATGATGAATCAGGCAACAGAGATTGCAGAGGATATTGTAAACGATATTCGTGAAAATGATGAAGAATTAAGTGATATCCCGATTATGATTGGTGTATATCGGGAGGAAGAAGAATCTTCCCCTGTACCGGGAAATTTTGTAGCTAAGACAACTGTCGATGGAGGCAGCAGTTCTGTCGGCGACTGGGAAGATGTTGAGGAAGAAAATATTCTATTCCCTTCTGATGAAGGAGAAGATAAATATTATGATGATCAGGAGCTTGTTACCAATTTTGCAAATGAAATCAGTGATTTCTTCCCTAACTATGTCGGTATGGTAGGAGAAGGTTTCTATGTAGATGAGGAGCTGCAAAAACTACGTATGGATATACCGATCGAGTTCTACGGAAAAGGAGAAGTTATCGGATTTACCCAATATGTTTATGGGCTTATCGAGGAAATGTTCCCGAATTATTATGATATCGAAGTAAATATAAATTCCAGTCAAAAAAGTGAAAGCCTGCTTTACCGAAATGCGGGTGAAGATGAAATCCAGATTCATGTGTATGATTAAAAGGGTAGAAAATTTACTGTCCGTAACTGCTTTGTCAGTTATAGGCAGTAAATTTTCTTTTTTTAAGAAAATTTTTCAATGGAGTTAGAACTCATTATCGTTTCATCTGGCTATTTTCCCAAATTGAAACGATGCAGATTATGGTACAATGAATGTATCATATCGGAGTCCATATACTATATAAATTGAATGAAAGGAGTTGTCAATACTACGAGTATCAAGATGTGCTGAATGAAAAGGAGAGGCATTTTTTCAATCGATATTCCGTTTCTTGAATTGTAAGTGCTTTCCAGAACCTTTTGACCTATTTTCCTTGTTAAAGAAAATAAGGGGGATGTATGGAAAGGACAAGCATATACAAGTTTGTCTGTGCAAGGAAAAAAGAGGATGGATACTTAATTCGTGATAAAGATTAAGAAGAATGGGGAGAAAGTTAACATGATAGCAATTGGAACGTATATTAAAATACAACGTATGAAGCAGAAAATGACTTTAGGAGAGCTATCAGAAGGAATTGTCTCTTTATCCTATTTATCTAAAATTGAGAATCAGAAAACAGAACCGAATGAAGATATTATAAAAA
The nucleotide sequence above comes from Oceanobacillus timonensis. Encoded proteins:
- the ligA gene encoding NAD-dependent DNA ligase LigA, coding for MNEQKIKEQMDSLVELLNQYGYSYYVLDNPAVPDSEYDRKLRELEDLEKEYPEFARDDSPTQRIGGEPLDAFQKVAHETPMMSLGNAFNEQDLRDFARRAAEGVSGQVTFVCELKIDGLAVSLKYQDGKFVLGSTRGDGRIGEDITSNLRTIRSIPLSIQKEGTVEVRGEAFMPHKSFLALNEAREENGEEPFANPRNAAAGSLRQLDPRIAAKRNLDIFLYGVGEWDDNRISRHSERLEALERLGFKTNKEWKRAESIEEVLEFITYWTEHRQDLHYEIDGIVVKVDNLDQQDELGFTAKSPRWAIAYKFPAEEVVTTLKDIVLSIGRTGVVTPTAMLEPVRIAGSTVQRASLHNEDLIREQDIRIGDQVVIKKAGDIIPKVVRSLVEQRTGEEKEFYMPDVCPECGNELVRLEGEVALRCINPNCPAQLKEGLIHFVSRNAMNIDGLGEKVIIQLFREDLVHTIADLYRLEKEDLLDLERMGEKSVTNLLQAIERSKENSLERLLFGLGIRFIGSKAAQTLAMEFETMEQLQHASLEEIAAIEEIGEKMADSVVRYFEEEKVTELLNELKALGVNMTYTGPKKAEMTTDSLFSGKTVVLTGKMEQYTRKEAKELIESLGGTVTGSVSKKTDVVIAGADAGSKLEKAEKLNVEVWTETELKEAAEGEE
- the pcrA gene encoding DNA helicase PcrA is translated as MEQTLEAMINTLNPEQQKAVRHTEGPLLIMAGAGSGKTRVLTHRIAYLMGEKEVSPRNILAITFTNKAAREMKERVAKLVGPQGEYMWVSTFHSMCVRILRRDIDRIGYSSNFSILDSADQLSVVKQVLKNLNIDPKQFDPRAMLGQISGAKNELITEDAFAKNAGNFYERQVAQVYESYQKMLRKNQSLDFDDLIMQTIHLFDRVPEVLEYYQRRFQYIHVDEYQDTNHAQYFLVKQLANRYQNLCVVGDSDQSIYRWRGADITNILSFEKDYPSAETVMLEQNYRSTNSILQAANKVIGNNPGRKPKNLWTDKDDGEKITYYKGATEQEEALYVADTIQQLIGNDRYEPSDIAILYRTNAQSRAIEDTFVKSGINYQMVGGTRFYDRKEIKDMIAYLRLIANPDDDISFQRVVNQPKRGIGKTSMDRLQAYAATHDISLFDVVKEVDFTGVSKKAANALAGFLDLIQSLTKQLEFLTATDMVEAVLERTGYEEMLRNERSIEAQSRLENLEEFKTVTQEFEKANEDKSLIAFLTDLALIADLDRVDEEDPDQSKKITLMTLHAAKGLEFPVVFLIGLEENVFPHSRSMMDEEEMEEERRLAYVGITRAEEELYLTHAQMRTLYGRTNMNPLSRFINEIPPELMEGMEPVEKTPFGGNSRKENSFGSWQKQEAPPKKRAEKIQGPKPSGAESEDWSVGDKAIHKKWGTGTVVRVQGEGDKLELDVAFPAPIGIKRLLAQFAPITKE
- a CDS encoding CamS family sex pheromone protein; the encoded protein is MKKWILSIAVIALFLSGCMQQTSNDDEVVQEETSQEEASIVPTNRLSGENYRMILPYQPSEARGVITNQVANRVDIDEMEEGLRRLSMDVYDPEDYYFQEGQYFDSDRIYSWIDELNPEVDKGSDEETFRENPRYLSHILEQNYLTQTEEDNVHLEGISIGLAMKSVYQFQTDTGEPYEYEEISESDMMNQATEIAEDIVNDIRENDEELSDIPIMIGVYREEEESSPVPGNFVAKTTVDGGSSSVGDWEDVEEENILFPSDEGEDKYYDDQELVTNFANEISDFFPNYVGMVGEGFYVDEELQKLRMDIPIEFYGKGEVIGFTQYVYGLIEEMFPNYYDIEVNINSSQKSESLLYRNAGEDEIQIHVYD
- a CDS encoding heptaprenylglyceryl phosphate synthase, whose translation is MINIDEWKHMFKLDPAKEISDEDLDKVCESGTDAIIVGGTDNVTLDGVLDLLSRIRRAHMVPVVLEISNEETLTPGFDTYFVPMVLNSKEKKYVMDIQQKAIKEYIDMMEYSEVYFEGYCVLNPEAKVFQHANCELPETADVKAYAYMAEHVFHLPVFYVEYSGTYGDPEVVREVKAELDQTKLFYGGGIETPDQAKEMKEHADAIIVGNSIYTNLKQALKTVIAVKGE